A single genomic interval of Musa acuminata AAA Group cultivar baxijiao chromosome BXJ3-4, Cavendish_Baxijiao_AAA, whole genome shotgun sequence harbors:
- the LOC135635258 gene encoding sugar transport protein MST4-like has translation MPAAGFSVSASAGSEFDAKITPIVIISCFMAATGGLMFGYDVGISGGVTSMDDFLIKFFPEVYHRKHETKESNYCKYDNQGLQLFTSSLYLAGLTATFFASYTTRNLGRRLTMLIAGVFFIVGVILNGAAQDLPMLIVGRILLGCGIGFGNQAVPLFLSEIAPTRIRGGLNILFQLNVTIGILFADLVNYGTDKIHPWGWRLSLSLAGIPALLLTVGALLVVDTPNSLIERGRLEEGKAVLKKIRGTENVEPEYNEILEASRIAHQVKHPFRNLLQRRNRPQLIIAIFLQIFQQFTGINAIMFYAPVLFNTLGFKSDAALYSAVITGAVNVLSTVVSIYSVDRVGRRVLLLEAGVQMFLSQVVIAVVLGLKVSDHSDNLGRGYGIFVVLMVCTFVSSFAWSWGPLGWLIPSETFPLETRSAGQSVTVCVNLLFTFVIAQAFLSMLCHLKYGIFAFFSAWVVVMSVFVLFFLPETKNVPIEEMAEKVWKQHWFWKRFIADDGDKTNGADGAVKQAQP, from the exons ATGCCGGCCGCAGGTTTCTCGGTGTCGGCGTCGGCCGGCAGCGAGTTCGATGCGAAGATCACGCCCATAGTCATCATCTCCTGCTTCATGGCTGCTACTGGTGGTTTGATGTTTGGATATGACGTTGGTATTTCCG GGGGTGTAACGTCGATGGATGACTTCCTCATCAAGTTCTTCCCGGAGGTGTACCACCGGAAGCATGAGACGAAGGAGAGCAACTACTGCAAGTACGACAACCAGGGGCTGCAGCTGTTTACCTCCTCGCTCTACCTGGCGGGTCTCACCGCCACCTTCTTCGCCTCCTACACCACCCGCAACCTCGGTCGCCGCCTCACCATGCTCATCGCCGGCGTCTTCTTCATCGTGGGTGTCATCCTCAACGGAGCTGCGCAGGACCTTCCCATGTTGATCGTCGGCAGGATCCTCCTCGGTTGCGGTATTGGGTTCGGCAACCAG GCCGTTCCTTTGTTTCTGTCAGAGATTGCACCCACCCGAATCCGTGGCGGCCTCAACATCCTGTTTCAGCTCAATGTCACCATCGGCATTCTCTTTGCTGACCTCGTCAACTATGGAACCGACAa GATTCACCCGTGGGGATGGAGACTGTCCCTTTCGCTGGCGGGCATCCCGGCGCTGCTGTTGACGGTGGGAGCGCTGCTGGTGGTGGACACGCCCAACAGCTTGATCGAGCGCGGGCGGCTCGAAGAAGGCAAAGCGGTGCTCAAGAAGATTCGCGGGACGGAGAACGTGGAGCCCGAGTACAATGAGATCCTCGAGGCGAGCCGCATCGCCCACCAAGTGAAGCACCCCTTCCGCAACCTCCTCCAGCGCCGCAACCGCCCTCAGCTCATCATCGCCATCTTCCTCCAG ATCTTTCAACAGTTCACCGGAATCAACGCCATCATGTTCTACGCTCCGGTGCTCTTCAACACGTTGGGATTCAAGAGCGACGCCGCGCTCTATTCCGCCGTCATCACGGGCGCCGTGAACGTGCTATCGACGGTGGTGTCCATCTACTCGGTGGACAGAGTGGGGCGGCGGGTGCTGCTCCTGGAGGCGGGGGTGCAGATGTTCCTCTCCCAGGTGGTGATCGCGGTGGTTCTGGGGCTTAAGGTGTCGGACCACTCCGACAACCTGGGCCGCGGCTACGGCATCTTCGTGGTGTTGATGGTGTGCACCTTCGTGTCGTCGTTCGCCTGGTCGTGGGGGCCGCTGGGGTGGCTCATCCCCAGCGAGACGTTCCCGCTGGAAACACGGTCGGCCGGGCAAAGCGTGACGGTGTGCGTCAACCTTCTCTTCACCTTCGTCATCGCGCAGGCCTTCCTCTCCATGCTGTGCCACCTCAAGTACGGCATCTTCGCCTTCTTCTCCGCGTGGGTGGTGGTGATGTCGGTGttcgtcctcttcttcctccccgagACCAAGAACGTGCCCATCGAGGAGATGGCGGAGAAGGTGTGGAAGCAGCACTGGTTCTGGAAGCGGTTCATAGCTGATGATGGCGACAAGACTAATGGCGCTGATGGAGCAGTTAAGCAGGCGCAGCCATAG
- the LOC135581707 gene encoding cycloartenol-C-24-methyltransferase 1-like isoform X2: MSKSGALDLATGVGGKIKKEDVQSAVEQYEKYHVCFGGGEETRKANYSDMVNKYYDLATSFYEFGWGESFHFAPRWKGESLRESIKRHEHFLALQLGLKPGMKVLDVGCGIGGPLREIARFSSTSITGLNNNEYQISRGRELNRVAGSCESCNFVKADFMKMPFLDNSFDGIYAIEATCHAPDAVGCYKEIYRVLKPGQRFAAYEWCMTDHFDPDNESHQKTKAKIELGNGLPDIRTTKQCLDALKLAGFEVISEKDLAVDSPVSWYLPLDTSQFSITSFRLTSFGRFITRTMVKTLEFVGIAPAGSNRVSSFLEKAAEGLVEGGRKEIFTPMYLFLVRKPLSES, translated from the exons ATGTCGAAGTCAGGGGCGTTGGATCTTGCTACAGGAGTAGGAGGGAAGATCAAGAAGGAAGATGTGCAGTCTGCTGTCGAGCA gtatgaaaaatatcatgtttgTTTTGGAGGGGGTGAGGAAACAAGAAAAGCAAACTACAGTGATATG GTAAATAAGTATTATGATCTTGCCACAAGCTTCTATGAATTTGGTTGGGGAGAATCATTTCACTTTGCTCCCAG ATGGAAAGGGGAGTCATTGCGTGAAAGCATTAAGCGGCATGAACACTTTCTTGCCTTGCAACTAGGGTTGAAACCTGGAATGAAG GTGTTGGATGTTGGTTGTGGAATTGGTGGACCCCTACGAGAAATTGCCAGATTTag CTCAACATCAATTACTGGATTAAACAACAATGAGTACCAGATTTCAAGGGGAAGa GAGCTCAACCGTGTAGCAGGATCGTGTGAGTCATGCAACTTTGTTAAG GCTGACTTCATGAAAATGCCATTTCTGGATAACTCATTTGATGGTATCTACGCGATAGAAGCAACTTGCCATGCTCCAGATGCG GTTGGCTGCTACAAGGAGATCTACAGGGTGCTGAAGCCTGGTCAGCGTTTTGCAGCATACGAATGGTGCATGACCGATCATTTCGATCCAGATAACGAAAGCCACCAAAAGACCAAAGCCAAAATCGAGCTTGGAAATGGCCTTCCTGATATAAGAACTACAAAACAATGCCTTGATGCCTTGAAGCTTGCAGGATTTGAG GTCATATCCGAGAAGGATCTTGCAGTGGATTCGCCTGTATCTTGGTACTTGCCATTGGACACAAGTCAGTTCTCGATAACTAGCTTCCGCTTGACATCGTTTGGGCGATTCATCACGCGAACCATG GTCAAGACACTGGAATTTGTTGGCATTGCTCCTGCAGGAAGCAACAGAGTCTCATCGTTCCTGGAAAAGGCTGCTGAGGGGCTCGTTGAAGGTGGAAG GAAGGAGATCTTTACACCCATGTACTTATTCTTGGTTCGCAAGCCTCTCTCGGAATCTTGA
- the LOC135581718 gene encoding non-specific lipid transfer protein GPI-anchored 13-like isoform X1: MAANSPSSSSFSSLLLLVLLALSFVIRPASSDTASDLQECGSQLIGLQTCIPYVEGTAQAPTPDCCTGLKDVVAKSPKCLCILVKDHDDPQLPIKINVTRALALPNACNTPVNISACPKLLNLPPNSKEAEIFKQAGSAAQDCCFCDSLLLNLLISFVVTTKANATATTSPPSTPASDGGGSSNHSRWRGWVAMETVVGCVLYTVMHLLLVST, translated from the exons ATGGCGGCCAActccccctcctcttcctccttcagcTCACTTCTGCTGCTGGTCCTCCTGGCCTTGAGCTTCGTGATCCGCCCTGCCAGCTCCGACACCGCGAGCGACCTCCAGGAGTGCGGCAGCCAGTTGATCGGGTTGCAGACGTGCATCCCCTACGTGGAGGGGACGGCGCAGGCGCCCACGCCAGACTGCTGCACCGGTCTGAAGGACGTCGTCGCGAAGAGCCCCAAGTGCCTCTGCATCCTGGTGAAGGACCATGATGACCCCCAGCTGCCCATCAAGATCAATGTAACCCGCGCTCTCGCCCTGCCCAACGCATGCAACACCCCCGTCAACATCTCCGCTTGCCCGA AGCTGCTGAACCTGCCACCGAACTCGAAGGAAGCCGAGATCTTCAAGCAGGCAGGGAGCGCAGCTCAAG ACTGTTGTTTCTGCGACTCTCTTCTCCTTAATTTGCTGATTTCTTTTGTGGTGACAACAAAAGCCAACGCCACCGCCACCACGTCTCCTCCCTCCACGCCTGCGAGCGACGGTGGCGGCAGCAGCAATCACTCAAGGTGGAGAGGGTGGGTGGCAATGGAAACTGTGGTGGGCTGTGTTCTTTATACTGTGATGCACCTTCTTCTGGTCTCCACTTGA
- the LOC135581718 gene encoding non-specific lipid transfer protein GPI-anchored 13-like isoform X2 translates to MAANSPSSSSFSSLLLLVLLALSFVIRPASSDTASDLQECGSQLIGLQTCIPYVEGTAQAPTPDCCTGLKDVVAKSPKCLCILVKDHDDPQLPIKINVTRALALPNACNTPVNISACPKLLNLPPNSKEAEIFKQAGSAAQANATATTSPPSTPASDGGGSSNHSRWRGWVAMETVVGCVLYTVMHLLLVST, encoded by the exons ATGGCGGCCAActccccctcctcttcctccttcagcTCACTTCTGCTGCTGGTCCTCCTGGCCTTGAGCTTCGTGATCCGCCCTGCCAGCTCCGACACCGCGAGCGACCTCCAGGAGTGCGGCAGCCAGTTGATCGGGTTGCAGACGTGCATCCCCTACGTGGAGGGGACGGCGCAGGCGCCCACGCCAGACTGCTGCACCGGTCTGAAGGACGTCGTCGCGAAGAGCCCCAAGTGCCTCTGCATCCTGGTGAAGGACCATGATGACCCCCAGCTGCCCATCAAGATCAATGTAACCCGCGCTCTCGCCCTGCCCAACGCATGCAACACCCCCGTCAACATCTCCGCTTGCCCGA AGCTGCTGAACCTGCCACCGAACTCGAAGGAAGCCGAGATCTTCAAGCAGGCAGGGAGCGCAGCTCAAG CCAACGCCACCGCCACCACGTCTCCTCCCTCCACGCCTGCGAGCGACGGTGGCGGCAGCAGCAATCACTCAAGGTGGAGAGGGTGGGTGGCAATGGAAACTGTGGTGGGCTGTGTTCTTTATACTGTGATGCACCTTCTTCTGGTCTCCACTTGA
- the LOC135635259 gene encoding vacuolar cation/proton exchanger 1a-like, whose translation MASTGYEAARRLEGGEHKGGRMSKEAQQGHGHTHGRTAHNMSSSSLRKKSDLSLVSKVRCRFLRALLANLQEIFLGTKLFVLFPAVPLAVAASYFNFGRAWLFALSLLGLAPLAERVSFLTEQIAYYTGPTVGGLLNATCGNATELIIALFALREGKIEVVKCSLVGSVLSNLLLVLGTSLFFGGLANLHKEQFYDRKQADVNTGLLLLGALCHILLLMFGYAMNSGEHAAVDTVRRLALSRACSVVMLLAYAAYLFFQLKTHRQLFESKEGDEDHDDGVSEDEPVIGFPCAVAWLVGMTTVIAALSEYVVGTIEAASDSWGISVSFISIILLPIVGNAAEHAGAIIFAFKNKLDITLGVSLGSATQISMFVVPLSVLVAWIMGIEMDLDLKLLETGSLIMAILVIGFTLQDGTAHYLKGLVPLLCYIAIAACFYVYRSPNQTNKGAVITAA comes from the exons ATGGCGTCGACGGGCTACGAGGCGGCGAGGAGGCTCGAGGGAGGCGAGCACAAAGGCGGTAGGATGAGCAAAGAGGCGCAGCAGGGCCACGGCCACACCCACGGCCGCACCGCCCACAACATGTCCTCGTCGTCGCTGCGCAAGAAGTCGGACCTGTCGCTGGTGTCGAAGGTCCGCTGCCGCTTCCTCAGGGCGCTCCTCGCCAACCTGCAGGAGATCTTCCTCGGCACCAAGCTCTTCGTCCTCTTCCCCGCCGTCCCCCTCGCCGTCGCCGCCAGCTACTTCAACTTCGGACGC GCGTGGCTGTTCGCGTTGAGTTTGCTTGGCCTCGCTCCTCTCGCTGAGCGTGTCAGCTTCCTGACAGA ACAAATCGCATACTACACCGGGCCAACTG TTGGTGGCCTCCTGAATGCAACATGCGGAAACGCCACCGAGCTGATCATAGCTCTTTTTGCGCTGCGGGAGGGGAAGATTGAGGTGGTGAAGTGTTCCCTGGTCGGATCTGTCCTCTCCAACCTATTGCTTGTTCTTGGGACCTCCCTCTTCTTTGGCGGCCTGGCCAACCTCCACAAAGAGCAATTCTATGATCGA AAACAAGCCGACGTGAACACCGGTCTGCTCCTTCTGGGCGCGCTGTGCCACATCCTGCTGCTAATGTTCGGGTACGCCATGAACTCCGGAGAGCACGCGGCGGTGGACACCGTTCGAAGATTGGCATTGTCGAGAGCGTGCAGCGTcgtgatgctccttgcctacgctgctTACCTCTTCTTCCAGCTAAAGACCCACCGCCAACTGTTCGAATCGAAGGAG GGAGACGAGGACCACGACGATGGGGTATCCGAAGACGAGCCCGTCATCGGATTCCCTTGCGCGGTGGCTTGGCTGGTGGGGATGACGACCGTGATTGCAGCATTATCTGAGTACGTTGTCGGCACCATTGAG GCTGCTTCAGATTCCTGGGGAATCTCCGTGAGCTTCATCAGCATCATCTTGCTCCCGATAGTTGGCAACGCAGCAGAGCATGCGGGTGCCATCATTTTTGCTTTCAAGAACAAGCTG GATATAACTCTTGGTGTCTCCCTTGGTTCGGCAACACAGATCTCCATGTTTGTG GTTCCATTGAGTGTTCTTGTGGCCTGGATAATGGGAATCGAGATGGATCTTGATCTTAAACTGTTGGAAACTGGCTCACTGATCATGGCAATCCTAGTAATAGGCTTCACTTTACAG GATGGCACGGCACATTACTTAAAGGGGCTCGTGCCCCTGCTCTGCTACATTGCAATCGCTGCATGCTTCTACGTTTACAGATCTCCAA ATCAAACAAACAAGGGTGCTGTGATCACAGCAGCGTAG
- the LOC135581707 gene encoding cycloartenol-C-24-methyltransferase 1-like isoform X1, translating into MRRSLCDQRFVYWRSQNTISVDREMSKSGALDLATGVGGKIKKEDVQSAVEQYEKYHVCFGGGEETRKANYSDMVNKYYDLATSFYEFGWGESFHFAPRWKGESLRESIKRHEHFLALQLGLKPGMKVLDVGCGIGGPLREIARFSSTSITGLNNNEYQISRGRELNRVAGSCESCNFVKADFMKMPFLDNSFDGIYAIEATCHAPDAVGCYKEIYRVLKPGQRFAAYEWCMTDHFDPDNESHQKTKAKIELGNGLPDIRTTKQCLDALKLAGFEVISEKDLAVDSPVSWYLPLDTSQFSITSFRLTSFGRFITRTMVKTLEFVGIAPAGSNRVSSFLEKAAEGLVEGGRKEIFTPMYLFLVRKPLSES; encoded by the exons ATGCGTCGCTCGCTCTGCGATCAGCGCTTCGTGTACTGGAGGAGTCAAAATACCATCAGC GTTGATCGCGAGATGTCGAAGTCAGGGGCGTTGGATCTTGCTACAGGAGTAGGAGGGAAGATCAAGAAGGAAGATGTGCAGTCTGCTGTCGAGCA gtatgaaaaatatcatgtttgTTTTGGAGGGGGTGAGGAAACAAGAAAAGCAAACTACAGTGATATG GTAAATAAGTATTATGATCTTGCCACAAGCTTCTATGAATTTGGTTGGGGAGAATCATTTCACTTTGCTCCCAG ATGGAAAGGGGAGTCATTGCGTGAAAGCATTAAGCGGCATGAACACTTTCTTGCCTTGCAACTAGGGTTGAAACCTGGAATGAAG GTGTTGGATGTTGGTTGTGGAATTGGTGGACCCCTACGAGAAATTGCCAGATTTag CTCAACATCAATTACTGGATTAAACAACAATGAGTACCAGATTTCAAGGGGAAGa GAGCTCAACCGTGTAGCAGGATCGTGTGAGTCATGCAACTTTGTTAAG GCTGACTTCATGAAAATGCCATTTCTGGATAACTCATTTGATGGTATCTACGCGATAGAAGCAACTTGCCATGCTCCAGATGCG GTTGGCTGCTACAAGGAGATCTACAGGGTGCTGAAGCCTGGTCAGCGTTTTGCAGCATACGAATGGTGCATGACCGATCATTTCGATCCAGATAACGAAAGCCACCAAAAGACCAAAGCCAAAATCGAGCTTGGAAATGGCCTTCCTGATATAAGAACTACAAAACAATGCCTTGATGCCTTGAAGCTTGCAGGATTTGAG GTCATATCCGAGAAGGATCTTGCAGTGGATTCGCCTGTATCTTGGTACTTGCCATTGGACACAAGTCAGTTCTCGATAACTAGCTTCCGCTTGACATCGTTTGGGCGATTCATCACGCGAACCATG GTCAAGACACTGGAATTTGTTGGCATTGCTCCTGCAGGAAGCAACAGAGTCTCATCGTTCCTGGAAAAGGCTGCTGAGGGGCTCGTTGAAGGTGGAAG GAAGGAGATCTTTACACCCATGTACTTATTCTTGGTTCGCAAGCCTCTCTCGGAATCTTGA
- the LOC135634820 gene encoding F-box/kelch-repeat protein At1g55270-like: MERAAPESLANSRGVVRVQAPPVDSVSCYCKVDSGLKTIIGARKFVPGAKLCLQPEIMPNGPRSRNSRRERSRNQEPLVPGLPDDLAIACLARVPRVDHQNLRFVCKRWNRLLSGNYFYSLRKKLGMAEEWVYVIKRDRGRRISWHAFDPIHQLWRPLPPVPADYSEAVGFGCAVLSGCYLYLFGGKDPSKGSMRHVVFYNARTNKWHRAPDMIRKRRFFGSCVINNCLYVAGGKCEGGQRTLHSAEVYDPSRNRWTSIAEMNTGMVPFFGVVYDGKWFLKGLNSHCQLVSQVYIPTANTWSTANSRIITGWHIPSILLNGRLYASDCRDGCKLRVFERTTDSWNKFMDSKHHLGNSQVFEAASFVSLNGKLGIIRNNMSISLVDVTDPGNSVETNSARAWETVVGKGKLKNIVTSLWSSIAGRSNFKGRIVHCQVLQA, from the exons ATGGAGAGGGCCGCGCCGGAAAGCTTGGCCAACTCGCGCGGCGTCGTTCGCGTGCAGGCCCCCCCG GTTGATTCTGTGTCATGCTATTGTAAAGTAGATTCTGGCCTGAAAACAATTATCGGGGCCAGAAAATTTGTTCCTGGAGCGAAGTTATGTCTTCAACCTGAAATTATGCCAAATGGACCAAGATCAAGAAACTCACGCAGGGAGAGGAGCAGAAACCAGGAACCTCTAGTGCCTGGCCTTCCTGATGATCTTGCTATTGCTTGTCTGGCTCGGGTTCCCCGAGTTGATCACCAAAACCTTCGATTTGTATGCAAGAGATGGAACCGGCTTCTGTCTGGAAATTACTTCTATTCCCTCAGAAAAAAACTTGGAATGGCAGAGGAATGGGTGTATGTCATCAAAAGAGACCGTGGTAGAAGGATATCCTGGCATGCATTTGATCCAATCCATCAGCTCTGGAGGCCACTTCCACCTGTTCCCGCAGATTATTCTGAAGCAGTTGGCTTTGGTTGTGCTGTTCTTAGTGGTTGTTACCTCTACTTATTTGGAGGTAAAGATCCGTCAAAGGGTTCAATGAGGCATGTCGTCTTCTACAATGCTCGGACAAACAAATGGCACAGAGCTCCAGATATGATTCGGAAGCGCCGTTTCTTTGGCTCTTGTGTTATAAATAATTGCCTTTACGTTGCTGGTGGGAAATGTGAAGGTGGCCAAAGAACTCTTCATTCAGCTGAAGTTTATGATCCTAGCAGGAATAGATGGACATCCATCGCTGAAATGAACACCGGGATGGTGCCTTTCTTTGGGGTTGTTTACGATGGTAAATGGTTTCTGAAAGGGCTCAATTCTCACTGTCAGCTTGTGAGCCAAGTCTACATACCCACTGCCAACACATGGTCCACAGCGAATAGTCGAATAATTACAGGATGGCATATTCCCAGCATTTTATTGAATGGAAGGCTATATGCTTCAGATTGCAGGGATGGCTGTAAGCTTAGGGTATTTGAAAGAACTACAGATTCATGGAACAAGTTCATGGACAGCAAACATCATCTTGGAAATTCTCAGGTCTTTGAGGCTGCATCATTTGTTTCTCTTAATGGGAAGCTTGGCATCATCCGAAACAACATGAGCATTAGTCTTGTTGATGTCACAGATCCAGGAAATAGCGTAGAGACAAATAGTGCCCGTGCGTGGGAGACTGTTGTCGGGAAAGGCAAACTCAAGAACATTGTAACAAGCTTATGGTCATCTATTGCAGGTCGTAGCAACTTCAAGGGTCGAATTGTTCACTGTCAGGTGCTGCAAGCTTGA